A genome region from Amblyraja radiata isolate CabotCenter1 chromosome 2, sAmbRad1.1.pri, whole genome shotgun sequence includes the following:
- the npy gene encoding pro-neuropeptide Y encodes MQNNMKSWLGVFTFIFSMLVCIGTFADAYPSRPDNPGDGASAEQVAKYYTALRHYLNLITRQRFGKRSNPETLMMTELMLRDNSENFPKFRYDEPSMW; translated from the exons ATGCAGAACAACATGAAGTCTTGGCTGGGTGTGTTCACATTCATATTTAGCATGCTGGTCTGCATAGGGACCTTTGCAGACGCTTACCCTTCCAGACCCGACAACCCCGGCGACGGTGCTTCTGCAGAGCAGGTGGCCAAGTATTACACCGCACTGAGGCACTACCTCAACCTCATTACAAGGCAGAG GTTTGGAAAGAGATCCAACCCCGAAACACTAATGATGACTGAACTGATGCTGAGAGATAATTCAGAAAACTTTCCCAAATTTAG GTATGATGAACCTTCCATGTGGTGA